The Onthophagus taurus isolate NC chromosome 2, IU_Otau_3.0, whole genome shotgun sequence genome includes a window with the following:
- the LOC111421565 gene encoding aminopeptidase N-like: protein MYVLHGKDLILFISISLLKLSIECPCPYKPYTKQSNGIRLPKSIKPISYDITLEPALNLNTNNPAFKGSAAIKIVVVENTINLTLHAEKLSIDDNAVKVTDTFGNLVLINYVSRNEESNFFIITMDKKMLKDKKYVIIFTKYIGTLQNDIDGLFFGKYTENNQEKTFIASQFEPSAARKAFPCFDEPEYKATFNISIIRSNDYNSISNSPLSKTIDLGNGLYKDVYAETVSMSTYLVALIVSQFTSISENNQRVFGKSENINKGFGEYALKTGLKVQKVLEAYFGIPYALPKLDQVAIPDKPFLGAMENWGLITYRESYLLFSKDHSTNNQKQDVCTVISHENAHQWFGNLVTLNWWKYSWLNEGFATYFEYLAASLVEPTWRLNEQFLFVIHEALHYDSTNKSVPMNYESSDNEGAPIMITYNKAAAIIRMAKHFLTKPIFKDALNMYLMTKKFNTATPDDLYQAFQTEIDITNKSSMLNGFNISYVLSSWMNQEGYPVVKMNRNYKTGAITLKQKRFLIKKYKTVNKNLIWPIPINFMFSRRDDFDFSNTSADFWFDKRDFQINDNFPVNGFVIANKQQTGFYRVNYDMNNWDRIINYLKTKTFTNVIPVNRAQLINDVFNLAKSGELSYTVALDLSMYMSEELDYLPIKTFLTEMVFLANKLERSEVEHLFKGYVLRSLKNVVEQLTFHEKEEDDHVTKLTRVAVMTQICYLRDPQCESSAFETLREFKSNNTVVLSPNMEEYVFCGGLRKADINDWEDMYKRYLEENVEFRKKRILVALGCVENEQILINYIDKIVNNQSLMRNLDRQVAFESIYCFNVFGRDVILSFMDQYFLVLLKSSLNVYKIIIEVASILHSKEDRIKIKNLNQKYGQKYFGYALKIIDENIEWKNQYVPNIEKWFISHKKDF from the exons ATGTATGTATTACATGGCAAAGACTTAATTCTCTTTATCtcaatatctttattaaaattatcaattgaATGTCCATGCCCTTATAAACCTTATACAAAGCAATCTAATGGAATAAGATTACCGAAAAGTATAAAACCGATCAGTTATGATATTACATTAGAACCTGCTTTAAACCTAAATACAAATAATCCTGCGTTTAAAGGAAGTGCtgcaataaaaatagttgTTGTAGAAAATACCATTAATTTAACATTGCATGCTGAGAAATTATCTATAGATGACAACGCGGTAAAAGTTACAGATACATTTGggaatttagttttaataaattatgtctcaagaaatgaagaaagcaatttctttattattacaatggataaaaaaatgttgaaggaTAAAAAGTATGTTATAATTTTCACCAAATATATTGGTACTTTACAAAATGATATCGACGgattattttttggaaaatataccgaaaataatcaagaaaa AACATTTATCGCCAGCCAATTTGAACCTTCAGCAGCAAGAAAAGCATTTCCTTGTTTCGATGAACCAGAATATAAAGCTACCTTTAATATTTCTATAATCAGGTCAAACGATTACAATTCAATATCTAACTCGCCACTATCAAAAACCAt TGATTTAGGTAATGGTTTATACAAGGATGTTTACGCAGAAACAGTTTCTATGTCAACATATTTAGTGGCTCTCATTGTATCTCAATTCACATCTATTAGCGAAAACAACCAAAGGGTTTTTGGAAAAtccgaaaatattaataaaggatTTGGCGAATACGCTTTAAAAACTGGATTAAAAGTCCAAAAAGTTCTTGAAGCTTATTTTGGAATACCATATGCATTACCAAAATTGGATCAAGTTGCGATTCCAGATAAACCATTTTTAGGGGCAATGGAAAATTGGGGATTAATAACTTATAGAGAatcgtatttattattttctaaggATCACTCGACCAATAATCAAAAACAAGACGTTTGTACAGTTATTTCCCACGAAAATGCACACCAATGGTTTGGAAACTTAGTAACGTTAAATTGGTGGAAATATTCTTGGTTAAACGAAGGATTTGCTACATATTTCGAATATTTAGCGGCTTCCCTc GTCGAGCCCACATGGAGATTAAACGAACAATTTCTCTTCGTAATCCATGAAGCTCTTCATTATGATAGCACTAATAAATCTGTTCCAATGAATTACGAAAGTTCTGACAACGAGGGTGCTCCAATTATGATAACTTATAATAAAGCTGCCGCTATAATTCGCAtggcaaaacattttttaacaaaaccaatttttaaggATGCTCTCAACATGTATttaatgacaaaaaaatttaatacagcTACACCGGACGATCTTTATCAAGCATTTCAAACAGAAATTGATATCACTAATAAGAGTTCTATGTTAAATGGGTTTAATATTAGTTATGTATTGAGCTCGTGGATGAATCAAGAAGGATATCCTGTTGTAAAAATGAATAGGAATTATAAAACTGGAGCGATTACGTTAAAACAA aaacgatttttaatcaaaaaatataaaaccgtaaacaaaaatctaatttggccaattccaataaattttatgttttcgagAAGAGATGATTTCGATTTTTCAAACACCTCCGCCGATTTTTGGTTTGATAAAcgagattttcaaataaacgACAATTTTCCCGTTAATGGCTTTGTTATTGCAAATAAACAACAAACAG GTTTCTATAGAGTGAATTATGATATGAATAATTGGGATCgaataataaattatcttaaaacaAAGACGTTCACGAACGTTATCCCAGTCAATCGAGCTCAGTTAATTAACGACGTATTTAATCTTGCGAAATCCGGTGAATTAAGTTATACCGTTGCCCTAGATTTAAGCATGTATATGTCTGAGGAATTGGATTATCTAcctattaaaacatttttaactgaAATGGTCTTCCTTGCTAATAAACTTGAACGATCAGAAGTGGAACACTTATTTAAA gGGTACGTCTTGAGGAGTTTGAAAAATGTCGTTGAACAGCTCACGTTTCATGAAAAGGAAGAAGACGATCACGTGACGAAGCTTACGAGAGTGGCTGTAATGACACAAATTTGTTATCTACGTGACCCGCAATGCGAATCAAGCGCTTTTGAGACTTTACGagaatttaaatctaataatACGGTTGTTTTATCGCCAAATATGGAAGAATACGTATTTTGTGGCGGGTTGAGAAAAGCCGATATAAACGACTGGGAGGATATGTATAAAAGATATTTAGAGGAAAACGTTGAATTTAGAAAGAAAAGGATTTTAGTAGCGCTTGGATGCGTTGAGAAcgaacaaattttaataaattatatagataaaattgtaaataatcaAAGTCTGATGCGAAATTTAGATCGTCAAGTTGCGTTTGAatcaatttattgttttaatgtttttgggagagatgttattttatcatttatggATCAGTATTTtctggttttattaaaaagttcattaaatgtttat